The following are encoded together in the Anaerostipes caccae L1-92 genome:
- the gltB gene encoding glutamate synthase large subunit → MTIKRDNTPGLYDSSFEHDNCGIGACVNIKGIKSHTTVDNALKIVETLEHRAGKDAAGETGDGVGIMLQISHKFFEKACKESGIGIGGEREYGVGMFFFPNDELKVQQAKKMFEIIVEKEGMKFLGWREVPTDSTVLGKKAIECMPKILQAFIEKPEDAEKGLEFDRRLYIVRKVFEQSNEETFVISLSSRTIVYKGMFLVGQLRTFFKDLQDPNYESAIALVHSRFSTNTTPSWEKAHPYRFIVHNGEINTIRGNADKMLAREENMESKYLKGQMHKVIPVVNPNGSDSARLDNTLEFLVMSGMALPHAIMITIPEPWENNKVISQKKRDFYQYYATMMEPWDGPASILFTDGDQVGAVLDRNGLRPSRYYITDDDQLILSSEIGVLDIDPTKILVKERLRPGKMLLVDTVKGEVIDDDVVKESYAGKEPYGEWLDSNLTELKDLKIPNIPVPSYETEQREKLLKAFGYSYEEVKTAIQPMALNGSEAIAAMGTDSPLAVLSKKHQPLFNYFKQLFAQVTNPPIDAIREELVTSTTIYVGKDGNILEEKPENCQVLKVHNPILTDTDLLKIKNMKTEGFQVAELPIIYYKNTSLEKALDRLFVEADRAYRDGANIIILSDRGVDENHVAIPSLLAVSAMHQHLIKTKKRTSVALILESGEPREVHHFATLLGYGACAVNPYLALQAIQKLIDDNLLHKDYYAAVEDYTNAVLHGIIKIASKMGISTIQSYQGSQIFEAIGIDSKVIDQYFTNTVSRVEGITLKDIEEDVDIRHSSAFDPLGLENDLMLESTGSHKFRSGKEQHLYNPQTIHTLQMAARTGNYETFKKYTHMIDEELEPGNLRGLMEFNYPSKGIPLDKVESVDSIVKRFKTGAMSYGSISGEAHETLAIAMNMLGGKSNSGEGGERPERLTVGRDGKNRCSAIKQVASGRFGVTSEYLVSAKEIQIKMAQGAKPGEGGHLPGKKVYPWIAKTRHSTAGVGLISPPPHHDIYSIEDLAQLIYDCKNANRDARISVKLVSEAGVGTVASGVAKAGAQVILISGYDGGTGAAPRNSIYNAGLPWELGLAEAHQNLIMNDLRNKVVLETDGKLMSGRDVAIAAMLGAEEFGFATAPLVTLGCVMMRVCNLDTCPVGVATQNPELRKRFAGKPEYVVNFMRFIAQELREYMAKLGVATIDELVGRTDLLKPTKETQDRHIDLSRILDTSYAKAEKIDYTHKKVYDFKLDKVADETVLLKQLKPALEKKQRKSIELDVTNIDRTFGTIFGSEITKRWGENTLPDDMYTVKCSGAGGQSFGAFIPKGLTLELVGDSNDYFGKGLSGGKLVVYPPAGIKFKPEENIIVGNVALYGATSGKAFINGVAGERFCVRNSGAAAVVEGVGDHGCEYMTGGRVLVLGETGKNFAAGMSGGIAYVLDEDSSLYMNVNKEMVTIETITSKYDVLEVKEMLKEHVAYTNSEKGKKILRNFEEFLPKFKKIMPVDYKRMLNLIVQMEERGLSSEQAQIEAFYENAK, encoded by the coding sequence ATGACGATCAAAAGAGACAACACACCCGGGCTATACGATTCCAGCTTTGAGCATGACAACTGCGGGATCGGTGCCTGTGTCAATATTAAGGGAATCAAAAGTCATACCACGGTCGATAACGCATTAAAGATTGTTGAGACCCTGGAACACCGGGCAGGAAAAGATGCGGCCGGGGAGACCGGAGACGGTGTCGGCATTATGCTCCAGATTTCCCACAAATTTTTTGAAAAGGCATGTAAAGAGTCTGGTATTGGAATCGGGGGAGAGAGAGAATACGGAGTCGGCATGTTTTTCTTTCCAAATGACGAGCTGAAAGTACAGCAGGCCAAAAAGATGTTTGAGATCATCGTGGAAAAGGAAGGCATGAAGTTCCTCGGATGGAGGGAAGTGCCGACCGACAGCACGGTTTTGGGCAAAAAAGCCATTGAATGTATGCCCAAGATTCTCCAGGCATTTATCGAAAAGCCGGAGGACGCAGAGAAAGGACTGGAATTTGACCGCAGGCTGTACATTGTCCGGAAAGTATTTGAACAGAGCAACGAAGAGACCTTTGTGATTTCCCTGTCCAGCAGGACGATCGTATATAAGGGAATGTTCCTTGTGGGACAGCTCAGAACATTTTTTAAAGACCTTCAGGACCCAAACTACGAATCTGCCATCGCCCTCGTTCATTCCCGTTTCAGTACGAATACGACTCCGAGCTGGGAGAAAGCGCATCCGTACCGGTTCATCGTACATAACGGTGAGATCAACACGATCCGCGGAAATGCAGATAAGATGCTGGCAAGGGAAGAAAATATGGAATCCAAGTACCTGAAAGGCCAGATGCATAAGGTGATCCCGGTGGTCAATCCGAACGGGTCCGACTCTGCACGGCTTGACAATACCCTGGAATTCCTTGTGATGAGCGGAATGGCCCTGCCGCACGCGATCATGATCACGATACCGGAACCGTGGGAAAACAATAAGGTCATCAGTCAGAAGAAAAGGGATTTTTACCAGTATTATGCGACGATGATGGAGCCGTGGGACGGACCGGCCTCTATTCTTTTCACCGACGGAGACCAGGTGGGAGCTGTGCTCGACCGAAACGGCCTGCGTCCTTCCAGGTATTATATTACAGATGACGACCAGCTGATCCTGTCCTCCGAGATCGGAGTTTTGGACATTGACCCTACCAAGATCCTCGTGAAAGAACGACTGCGTCCCGGGAAGATGCTCCTGGTGGATACGGTCAAAGGAGAAGTCATTGACGACGATGTGGTCAAAGAATCTTATGCGGGAAAAGAGCCGTACGGAGAATGGCTTGACAGCAATCTCACAGAACTCAAAGATTTAAAGATACCAAATATTCCGGTTCCGTCTTATGAGACAGAGCAGAGAGAAAAGCTCTTAAAGGCATTCGGATATTCTTATGAGGAAGTAAAAACCGCGATTCAGCCGATGGCGTTAAACGGCTCTGAGGCGATCGCGGCCATGGGTACAGATTCCCCGCTGGCGGTTCTCTCAAAGAAGCATCAGCCGCTGTTTAATTACTTTAAACAGCTGTTTGCACAGGTAACCAATCCGCCGATCGACGCGATCAGGGAAGAACTTGTGACTTCTACCACGATTTATGTCGGAAAAGACGGAAATATTCTGGAAGAGAAACCGGAGAACTGCCAGGTGCTGAAAGTCCACAATCCGATTCTCACGGACACAGATCTGCTGAAGATCAAGAATATGAAGACAGAAGGCTTCCAGGTTGCGGAGCTTCCGATCATTTATTATAAAAATACATCCCTTGAAAAGGCGCTGGACCGCCTGTTTGTGGAAGCAGACCGTGCTTACAGGGACGGAGCAAATATCATTATCCTGTCTGACAGGGGAGTGGATGAAAACCATGTGGCGATTCCGTCTCTGCTTGCGGTATCGGCCATGCACCAGCATCTGATTAAGACAAAGAAACGGACTTCCGTAGCTCTGATCCTGGAGAGCGGAGAGCCGAGAGAAGTCCATCATTTTGCCACGCTGCTTGGCTACGGAGCCTGTGCGGTAAATCCATATCTGGCACTGCAGGCGATTCAGAAACTGATCGACGATAACCTGCTGCACAAGGATTATTATGCGGCTGTGGAAGACTATACAAACGCAGTCCTTCACGGAATCATCAAAATTGCATCCAAGATGGGGATTTCCACGATCCAGTCATATCAGGGATCTCAGATTTTTGAGGCCATCGGCATTGATTCTAAGGTGATTGATCAGTATTTTACCAATACCGTCAGCCGTGTGGAAGGAATTACGTTAAAAGATATCGAAGAAGATGTGGACATCAGACATTCATCTGCATTTGATCCGCTGGGACTGGAAAATGACCTGATGCTGGAGAGCACAGGAAGCCACAAGTTTAGAAGCGGAAAGGAACAGCATCTTTATAATCCGCAGACGATCCATACGCTTCAGATGGCGGCGAGAACAGGAAATTACGAGACTTTTAAGAAGTATACCCATATGATCGATGAGGAATTAGAGCCCGGAAATTTAAGAGGCCTGATGGAGTTTAACTATCCTTCAAAGGGAATTCCTCTGGATAAGGTGGAAAGTGTGGATTCCATTGTAAAGAGATTTAAGACAGGAGCCATGTCTTACGGTTCCATCTCAGGAGAGGCTCATGAGACTCTTGCCATTGCCATGAATATGCTGGGCGGCAAGTCCAACAGCGGAGAGGGCGGAGAACGCCCGGAACGGCTGACGGTGGGAAGAGACGGAAAGAACCGCTGTTCTGCCATCAAACAGGTAGCATCCGGAAGGTTCGGTGTGACCAGCGAGTACCTTGTAAGTGCAAAAGAAATCCAGATCAAGATGGCCCAGGGAGCAAAACCTGGAGAAGGGGGGCACCTCCCCGGAAAGAAGGTTTACCCGTGGATTGCAAAGACCCGTCATTCAACGGCGGGAGTGGGGCTGATTTCGCCTCCCCCCCATCACGATATTTATTCAATCGAGGACTTGGCACAGCTGATCTATGACTGCAAAAATGCCAACAGAGACGCAAGGATTTCCGTGAAGCTTGTTTCCGAAGCGGGAGTCGGTACGGTGGCATCCGGTGTCGCAAAGGCCGGTGCCCAGGTTATTCTGATCTCCGGTTATGACGGAGGTACGGGAGCCGCACCGAGGAACTCTATTTACAACGCGGGACTTCCGTGGGAACTGGGGCTTGCTGAGGCGCACCAGAATCTGATCATGAACGATTTAAGGAACAAGGTTGTACTGGAAACCGATGGAAAACTTATGAGCGGACGGGATGTGGCCATTGCCGCCATGCTGGGTGCAGAGGAGTTCGGATTTGCGACGGCGCCGCTTGTGACGCTGGGATGTGTGATGATGCGTGTCTGCAATCTGGATACCTGCCCGGTGGGTGTTGCGACACAGAATCCGGAACTCCGCAAACGTTTTGCCGGAAAACCGGAATATGTGGTCAACTTCATGCGTTTTATAGCACAGGAGCTGAGAGAATATATGGCGAAGCTGGGCGTGGCCACCATCGATGAGCTGGTTGGACGCACCGATCTGTTAAAGCCGACAAAAGAGACACAAGACAGACACATTGATCTGTCAAGAATCCTTGATACTTCCTATGCCAAGGCAGAAAAGATTGATTATACCCATAAAAAAGTCTATGATTTTAAGCTGGATAAAGTAGCAGATGAGACGGTTCTCCTGAAACAATTAAAACCTGCACTTGAGAAAAAGCAGAGAAAGAGCATCGAGCTGGATGTCACAAACATCGACCGTACCTTTGGAACGATCTTCGGTTCCGAGATTACGAAGCGATGGGGAGAAAACACGCTGCCTGATGATATGTATACTGTAAAATGCAGCGGTGCAGGAGGGCAGAGCTTCGGGGCGTTTATTCCGAAAGGCCTCACGCTGGAGCTTGTCGGGGACAGCAACGACTACTTCGGAAAAGGACTGTCCGGAGGAAAGCTGGTAGTATATCCGCCGGCCGGCATCAAGTTTAAACCGGAAGAAAACATCATTGTCGGAAATGTGGCACTCTACGGGGCTACCAGCGGCAAAGCATTTATCAACGGAGTTGCGGGAGAGCGGTTCTGTGTCAGAAATTCCGGTGCTGCTGCCGTAGTGGAAGGCGTGGGTGATCACGGATGTGAATATATGACCGGAGGCCGTGTCTTAGTCCTGGGTGAGACAGGAAAGAATTTTGCGGCGGGCATGAGCGGAGGCATCGCTTACGTCTTAGATGAGGACAGTTCCCTTTATATGAATGTCAACAAGGAGATGGTGACCATCGAAACGATCACCTCCAAATACGACGTACTTGAAGTCAAAGAAATGCTGAAAGAACATGTGGCTTATACCAACTCCGAAAAAGGAAAGAAAATCCTTAGAAACTTTGAGGAATTTCTGCCGAAGTTTAAAAAGATCATGCCGGTAGACTATAAACGGATGCTGAACCTGATCGTACAGATGGAAGAGCGGGGACTCAGCAGTGAGCAGGCGCAGATCGAAGCATTTTATGAGAACGCTAAGTAG
- a CDS encoding glutamate synthase subunit beta: protein MGKPTGFIDYERKDARAEEPKERIKHYNEFHIPLPTEEQQRQGARCMDCGVPFCQSGLMLGGMASGCPLNNLVPEWNDLIYTGNWEQAFERLKKTNPFPEFTGRVCPALCEAACTCGLNGEPVCSKQNELSIIEYGYANGLADAKPPKSRTGKKVAVIGSGPAGLSAANSLNKRGHQVTVYERSDRVGGLMMYGIPNMKLEKQIVDRKIKIMEEEGILFKTNADVGKDIKAEQLKKEYDSIILACGSSHPRDIEVPGRDAKNIYFAVDFLKSTTKALLDSGLKDNTYISAKGKNVMVIGGGDTGNDCVGTSVRHGAKSVIQLEMMPKLPDERAENNPWPEWPRVCKTDYGQEEAIAVFGHDPRTYQTTVKEFKKNKKGEVSKAVIIKLESKKDEKTGRMTMAEVPGTEKEIPVDLVLIAAGFLGSESYVTDAFGVKVNERTNVATEPDSFRTNVKNVFTAGDMHRGQSLVVWAIREGREAAREVDLQMMGYTNL, encoded by the coding sequence ATGGGAAAACCAACCGGATTTATAGATTACGAGAGAAAAGACGCAAGGGCGGAGGAGCCTAAAGAGAGAATCAAACACTATAATGAATTCCATATTCCCCTCCCGACCGAAGAACAGCAGAGACAGGGAGCCAGATGCATGGACTGCGGCGTACCGTTCTGCCAGTCAGGACTGATGCTCGGCGGTATGGCGTCCGGGTGTCCGTTAAATAACCTGGTGCCGGAGTGGAACGACCTGATTTATACCGGAAACTGGGAACAGGCATTTGAGAGGCTGAAAAAAACCAATCCGTTTCCGGAGTTTACAGGCAGGGTCTGCCCTGCCCTGTGTGAGGCGGCCTGTACCTGCGGCCTCAACGGTGAACCGGTCTGCTCCAAGCAGAATGAGCTGAGCATTATTGAATACGGTTATGCCAACGGACTTGCGGATGCAAAACCGCCAAAGAGCCGGACCGGGAAAAAGGTCGCTGTTATCGGTTCCGGACCCGCCGGGCTTTCGGCGGCCAACTCGCTGAACAAGAGAGGACATCAGGTTACAGTCTATGAACGTTCCGACAGGGTCGGCGGACTGATGATGTATGGGATTCCAAACATGAAGCTGGAAAAGCAGATCGTGGACCGGAAGATAAAAATCATGGAAGAAGAAGGCATTTTATTTAAGACGAATGCAGATGTGGGAAAAGATATCAAGGCGGAACAGCTGAAAAAAGAATATGACAGCATTATCCTGGCATGCGGTTCCTCCCATCCGAGAGACATCGAAGTTCCGGGAAGGGATGCCAAAAACATTTATTTTGCCGTAGACTTCCTGAAATCCACCACGAAAGCCCTGCTGGACAGCGGACTGAAAGACAATACTTATATCAGTGCCAAGGGAAAGAATGTCATGGTCATCGGAGGAGGCGACACGGGAAATGACTGCGTGGGTACTTCTGTCCGCCACGGAGCCAAGAGTGTCATCCAGCTGGAAATGATGCCGAAGCTCCCGGATGAGCGCGCAGAGAATAATCCGTGGCCGGAGTGGCCGAGAGTCTGCAAGACAGACTACGGCCAGGAGGAAGCCATCGCCGTATTTGGTCATGATCCGAGAACCTATCAGACGACCGTAAAAGAATTTAAGAAAAACAAAAAGGGTGAGGTATCGAAAGCCGTTATCATAAAGCTTGAGAGCAAAAAGGATGAGAAAACCGGCCGGATGACAATGGCAGAGGTGCCGGGGACAGAGAAAGAAATTCCAGTGGATCTTGTGCTGATCGCTGCCGGATTCCTCGGAAGTGAATCCTATGTGACCGATGCATTTGGTGTGAAGGTAAATGAACGCACCAATGTAGCCACAGAGCCGGATTCTTTCCGCACCAACGTTAAAAACGTGTTTACCGCGGGAGATATGCACCGGGGCCAGTCATTGGTCGTGTGGGCAATCCGCGAAGGACGGGAAGCAGCGAGAGAAGTGGACCTTCAGATGATGGGATACACAAACCTGTAA
- a CDS encoding chromate transporter gives MKEYKELFLTFFKMGAFTFGGGYAMLPMIEREVVRNKGWATSEEVMDYFAVGQCTPGVIAVNTSTFIGYKLKGIRGGITATLGFTAPSLIIIMIIAAFMTNFSELKAVQSAFWGIRVCVCVLMINSIRKMVKGGVVDWLTGMIFAATFFGMVFVMNNPVIYVIIGAVLGLLLCGKVRKGGDRK, from the coding sequence TTGAAAGAATATAAGGAACTGTTTTTAACCTTTTTTAAGATGGGTGCATTCACATTCGGCGGAGGCTATGCCATGCTCCCGATGATCGAACGGGAGGTTGTCCGGAACAAAGGCTGGGCGACGAGTGAAGAAGTCATGGATTATTTTGCGGTAGGGCAGTGTACGCCCGGAGTCATCGCTGTCAATACCTCCACGTTTATTGGATACAAACTGAAGGGAATCAGAGGAGGCATCACGGCTACTTTAGGATTTACGGCGCCCTCGCTGATCATTATCATGATCATAGCGGCTTTTATGACCAATTTCAGTGAACTGAAAGCGGTGCAGAGTGCGTTCTGGGGCATCCGGGTCTGTGTCTGCGTTCTGATGATCAACAGTATCAGGAAAATGGTAAAAGGCGGAGTCGTGGACTGGCTCACCGGCATGATATTTGCGGCCACATTTTTCGGCATGGTCTTTGTCATGAACAATCCTGTGATCTATGTGATCATCGGCGCTGTTTTAGGTCTTTTGCTCTGCGGGAAAGTGCGGAAAGGAGGAGACAGAAAATGA
- a CDS encoding chromate transporter codes for MILLKLFIEFFKTGLFALGGGLATLPFLYSMADRFHWFTHADIVNMLAISESTPGAIGVNMSTYSGFHIAGIPGSLIATFGLVLPSVVIIILVARVLESFKNNRHVEAGFYGIRPVVAGLICAATLSVFQVAFLKDGELHLQKIVSSIDFKSVILFVILYIINKVAEKRGKSIHPIFLIVLSGCIGIAVLGV; via the coding sequence ATGATCCTTTTGAAGCTGTTTATTGAATTTTTTAAGACCGGACTGTTTGCGCTTGGGGGCGGGCTTGCCACGCTGCCGTTTCTATACAGCATGGCGGACCGTTTTCACTGGTTTACCCACGCAGATATTGTAAATATGCTGGCAATTTCCGAATCCACGCCGGGAGCCATCGGCGTCAACATGTCGACTTATTCGGGATTTCATATCGCAGGTATCCCCGGAAGCCTGATCGCCACATTCGGCCTTGTGCTGCCGTCGGTGGTCATTATTATCCTCGTTGCCAGAGTATTGGAAAGTTTTAAAAACAACCGTCATGTGGAGGCGGGATTTTACGGCATCCGTCCGGTGGTGGCCGGATTAATCTGTGCGGCGACTCTGTCTGTGTTTCAGGTGGCGTTTTTAAAAGACGGGGAACTTCATCTTCAAAAAATAGTTTCTTCCATTGACTTTAAATCTGTGATTCTTTTTGTTATATTATATATAATAAATAAAGTAGCAGAGAAACGGGGAAAATCCATACATCCGATTTTTCTGATCGTGCTGTCGGGATGTATCGGGATTGCTGTGCTGGGAGTTTGA
- a CDS encoding DUF5662 family protein, with the protein MHILGHFKTITKHKILVAKGCFKVGLYCQGIMHDMSKYSPTEFIPGAKYYQGNQSPNNIERRKYGISRAWLHHKGRNRHHFEYWIDYSLNPDAKGLVGMKIPKKYMAEMLVDRISAGKIYKKNDFTKESPLEYFNNGIGASIMHEASKDYLMMLLTMYAEKGEKETFRYLKRDLKEDISGYDRISPFEKTGPVAIG; encoded by the coding sequence ATGCATATTTTAGGACACTTTAAGACAATTACAAAACATAAAATCCTTGTGGCCAAAGGCTGTTTTAAGGTGGGACTTTACTGCCAGGGTATCATGCACGATATGTCAAAGTATTCTCCGACGGAATTTATTCCGGGGGCGAAATACTACCAGGGAAATCAAAGCCCTAACAACATTGAACGAAGGAAATACGGGATATCCAGGGCATGGCTGCACCATAAAGGAAGGAACAGGCATCATTTTGAGTATTGGATCGATTACAGCCTGAATCCTGATGCCAAGGGTCTGGTAGGGATGAAAATTCCGAAAAAATATATGGCGGAGATGTTAGTGGACAGAATCAGCGCCGGGAAAATCTACAAAAAAAATGATTTTACAAAAGAGAGCCCTCTGGAGTATTTTAATAACGGAATCGGGGCATCCATCATGCATGAGGCTTCCAAAGATTATCTGATGATGCTTTTGACAATGTATGCTGAAAAGGGAGAAAAGGAGACATTTCGCTATTTGAAAAGAGACTTAAAAGAGGATATCAGCGGTTATGACCGCATTT